Within the Aspergillus luchuensis IFO 4308 DNA, chromosome 5, nearly complete sequence genome, the region ATGTGCCAGaagctcctccacccccggtCCTCCCAATGACCTCGCACAATCTCCGTATCCTACagttgaacatcatgaaatcTAGGGCAGGAATGGAAGCCCTCATAAACGACCACCAAACGAtcaacctcgacctcctcctaATCCAGGAACCCCCTATTTCCGCGTATCTCAGCTACGTCAACCACAGCGCATGGCGGCTCTACCGCCCTACTTACACCGAGGAAGCTACGCGGTTCCGCAGTCTGTTGTACGTCAATAAGCGGCtgtcaacatcatcacatcgACAAATTCGCTGCAATCATCCCGATGTGGTTGCGGTCAAAATCTGGACGGCAGACATCCAATATCTTGTCTTCTCACTCTACATCCCGCCTGTCACGCTCCTCCATCCAACCCACGAATCCAGCGCCCAGCAACTACTAGACCCAATTCAGAGGACCATTGAGGAACATGCAAATAGCACGAACAGAACAACGAAGCTAATCCTGGCTGGTGACTTTaatcgccatcatccagcatGGAACCACCAGCCGATCGCTCCCCGCCTGATCGAACATGCCGACGAGctcatcaacttcttccagatgcATCAACTCCAGTGGTGTCTACCGCGGGGCATACCGACATACTGGGCCGTACATAGACCAGGACAATCATCCACCATAGATCTCACCGTGACTGACGACCCGGCGAGACTCATCCGTTGCCAATTATATCACGACAACTACGGGTCCGACCACCGTGGAACCCTCTCAGAATGGGACCTGCAGCCTAGGCGAAATAAGCCATCAAATCCAAAGAGGGCATACGACCGGGCAAACTGGGAGAAGATTAGCCAAGATATTCAGTCCCAGACGACTACCCTACCTACCATCTTATCTACCACTGTCACTACAGCAGACCTGGACCAAGCGGTGGAGAAGCTGATTAGCTCGACCATCGCCGCCCTTGATCGACACATCCCGAGCCACCGGCCATCGCCATACTCCAAAACGGTGGTTTAGCCCTGCACTCAAGGTCCAACAGGTTGGAGTCAACCAAGCCCGCCGAAGATGGCAGAGTAGCTGTGCAGACCTGGGACCGCAACATCCCAGTTCCAAGGCCCTCTTTGCAGACATGCAAGGGAAGCGCCGACAGTGGACGCGGACCATCGAAAAAGCCAAAGCCGCACACTGGAAGGAATACCTAGACAAAGCCGGAGAAGGGCACCTGTGGAAAGCGGCGACTTATATGCGCCCGCGGGATGACTACGCCACCATTCCTGCATTGACTATCGGTACtgaggaagtagtagataatgaggcaaaagcaaaagcctTTCTTGATTCATTCTTCCCTAAGATGGTAGACGCAGatgcagacacagacacagacgCAGAATTGGAGTGCCCAGGATCGCCAGCGGAAGAGATACAGTGGGAACCAATCACCGAGCTGGAGGTCTACAGATCAGTCAAGGCCGCCAAAGCAACCACCGCTCCCGGCGAAGATGGGATCCCGACCTTGGTGTGGAAGAATCTGTGGTCCTATCTGGGGACGACAATCACCCACATTTTTGTCAAGTCAGTTGAACTAGGTTACTATCCCGGCCGATGGAAAAGAGCAAAGATTGTGGTCCTGCGAAAACCTGGAAAGGCCGACTATACAGTCCCCGGAGCATACCGACCGATTTCGCTGCTGAACACCCTCGGAAAAATATTAGAGGCAGTAATGGCCAGGCGGCTGTTATACTGGGCCGAGTCACATAGGCTGTTGCCAGGGACGCAGTTTGGAGGACGCCCTGGCCGAAACACGGAGCAAGCGCTACTGGTCCTCGCGAATGCGGTTGATCGAGCATGGCTACAGGTGCGAACAAGGGTAGTAACACTTCTCGCCTTTGATCTCAAGGGGGCCTTCAACGGAGTCAATAAGCGTAGCCTGGAAGCGCGCCTGCGGGCCAAAGGCATACCTATTATAGCCAGACAGTGGATCCATAGCTTCATGGAGAACCGACATGCGAGCATTGCTTTCGACGACTTTGAAACACAACCATCACTATTGGAGAATGCGGGCTTAGCCCAAGGCTCGCCTCTGTCACCGATCCTCTTTACCTTCTTCAACTCGGATCTGGTAGATCAACCAGTGGATGCCAAAGGAGGAGCATCCGCCTTTATTGACGACTACTTCCGTTGGCGAGTGGGTCCGTCGGCGGAGGAAAACCTCAGGAagctgcaggaagaagatatcCCACGCATCGAAGCGTGGGCCCGACGGACTTGCTCATGCTTTGCAGCGGAGAAGACAGAGCTGATTCACCTGACAAGAAATAAGAAGgaacaagatcaaggagaaaTTACTATGAACGGCAAGGTCATCAAGCCCACCGCAGTGGTAAAGCTCCTTGGAGTGACCTTCGACAGAGAACTGCGATGGAAGGAGCATGTCCAGCAAGTGCTCAAACGAGCAACCAAAGTCAATATTGCACTAGGGGGACTCCGACACCTACGACCGGAACAGATGAGACAACGCTATCAAGCCTGCGTAGTACCGGTGTTAGATTATGCATCTACCGTGTGGCATAATCCTCTAAAGGATAAGACCCACCTGCGGCAGCTGGCCACCATCCAGCGAGCTGTCCTGATACGGAATCTTTCTGCCTTTAGAACCGTATCTACACAGGCACTCGAAGTGGAATCCTACACACTATCAACTCCATTACGGCTGAAACAACGCGCCCAGCTCGTCGCAGCCAGCCTAAGCACAATGCCGGAACATCACCCGATCCATGAGGTAATGGATCGAGCAAGGGCCCGCAGCACACACCTCGGACATCATTGCTACTTCCCGCTGGCTAAGACACTACGAACGATGGACCTCCGCCGCCTGCGCGCCCTGGAGACAATCGACCCCAACCCACTAGCGCCCTGGCGAGCGCAAGCGTTTGCTGATATCGAGATCGAACAAAACCGGGAACAGGCAAAGGAGAATGCCGCGACCAGACGGGATATGCCCGGAACTACAGTGTTTTCAGATGCATCCGGCCAGCAGAACCACCTAGGGGCCGCAGCGGTAGCTCTCAACGGAGACCTGCAAGCCTCGGAGTGGCgacaagtcagcattggttCAATGGAACATTGGTCGGTATACGCAGCCGAGCTCATGGCAATCTTCTACGCCATCAGCCTGGTCCTTCAAGTAACTCAGAAAAGGCAAAGCCAGTCAGACAAAGTGGAACATCCCGCAACCATTCTAAGCGACAGCATGTCAGCGCTGCAAGCAATTCGTAACCCGTCCAACAGGTCCGGCCAGCGAACCATCCGAGCCATACTGCAGGCAGCCTCCGAAATGAAAGCGCGAGGAATCCCAATTCGCCTCCAATGGGTCCCAGGGCATTGCAACGACCCCGGAAATGACGAGGCCGACCGGCTGGCAAAGGAAGCGGTAGGCCCGAGCAAAATGCACCCCTTTCAGCCCCTTCTCTCGCGGGAAAGGGCTTCATCCGGAAGAGAACCTGAACGAGTGGAAGGATCAGTGGGTCAAGTCTTCAAAGGGAGGGCACCTTCGCCAGATCGACAGAACCCTACCGGCAATCCGTACCCGGAGGCTGTACGGATCGCTCCCACGGAACCGAGCATATCTACTCACACAACTTCTGACGGGTCACTCTTGGCTGGCAACGTACCAGAAACAACATGGGTTCCAGGACGATGACAGATGTGTCTGTGGAGCTCGTGAGACGGTAGTCCACGTACTGGTGGACTGCCCGAAACTCAGATACCTGCGACAACAACTGCGGAGGAAGATTGGAGCTGCGTTTAGCAGCATCTCAAACATGCTAGGAGGGCAACAAGGTAAGGAAGGTAAGGCACAAGACGCTGAACAAGACCACGGCACCCTCGGGGCTGTACTGGACTTTGCAGAAGCGTCCCAGAGGTTTCGAAATCGCGCGCCAGGGGGGCCGCAGAACAAAACACTAGGCGACTAGGCCAACATAGGCCTCGACGAGGCTCCAaattcgtcaggaaagtagtGGTTCAATGTATATACAGGAATATATAGAGATAGGTAGATAGGGAGATCCTGCATATCGCTTTAAATTGCGAGGGGCCAGAGTATgaatacacacacacacacacacacacacatctgTACTAGGTCAATCCTGATGAGCgctccatccattcattatTCCATCGCCTCCAACCCTTTGCGGGATAGCTAGCCCCGCAGAAGTCTGCCAGGCCACTCAAACCTGAACACTTCATTCTGAAGATAATCCATTGTCTTCCATAAAGTAGACTTACCTCCTTGGCACCGCCCACTCTCGAGATGCTGAGTAAGTCCGCTCAAGGTCGTAAATGACTTGGTTCGAGCGTTAGGTGACGTAGCGTGGGTTGTGAAGGCGACGGGGCATTTGAAGGCCTTCCCAGCGTGCGCTGCGGAGGAAATATGCATTTCGAGAGCTACTTGGTCAGCGAAGATCCTCTTCCTGCCGCTTGAAGAACAAATGGGACAGGACAGGGTTCTTTGCTGCAGTGGACCATGGTCAACCCCTGGGGGTGACGGTGCGATAGGCGAACGCTCCATCTCCCCATCACTGTCAATCTCGCTCCATTCTGCTGGTGTGCAGACGATATCGCTGAAACTTGAATTTGATGGGCTCAAGGTTGCGCTCATGAACGACATGTCCAGCAGCATCACAGGCTTCGTTATAATCCGATCTTTGTCATACCCATGTAGTATGGCGTTGACAGTTTGACGTGACCAGCCGGACGGGCAACGGCCGCTCTCTAGGTGGTGAATTAAAGCAGATGGGGTGTTGAAAGTAAGTCGGCAGGATTCTGCAACGCAGCGCAACTCAGCTAGAGGTTTGTGGGATGTTGACTGCTCATGCTGTCTGAGTGCCGTTGTGGAAACGAAGCTCTTGTTGCATTTCTTACAGTCCCTGAgagccttctccttcagcttcacGTGGACTTTATCTTGCAGATGTTGTCTAAGCGCAGTTGCGTCCACGAAGGTTTTATCACAATCACTGCAATAGGACGGCTGAGCGCCGGACAGTGCGACAGATTGTACCAGTATGTTCGGGAGGCACTGAGTGGGACAGCCCGCGGCACCCTGGGATACGTGCTGACAGCGGAAACATTGAAAATGTCCCTTTGACTTCTGATGTTCCATTCGAGATATGGTACTTTCGAATCGCTTCGGGCATTGCGGACATTGGAGGTAGTGAACATCAACCACATGTGCGCGAGCTCCGCTCCTCGTTTTGAAAGACTTGTTGCAAGCTGGGCAGGGATAAGGTTTCAACTGCGCCATTGTCTCTCGGTAATACTTTCTCGTAATAGCTGACAGTAGTAGATCAAACAAGCTCAAATGACGGGATTCCGCCAGGGAGCGGTGACTATGTATATACGCGCTGCGACTGGACTATGGTAAGCATCCCGCCGCCTCCGGCCATTCTGGGCCCTCCAGAGTAGGTCAAAGGAGGCGTCTCATACCACCTCGAACCTCCACAAGGCACGCACACGTTTCCAGCCAAGATGACCCCCTTGTTGGGGTTACAGCCGAACAATTCACCTCTGGAGCAGACGTCCTATCACAGATGCAAATTCCGTCGCTGTTCTTCCGGCATCGAGCGCATTATCCCTTTCCGGCTCTGTGGAATCTTGTCGATTTACTGGTTTGTAGATAgccttaattttttttattcagcAACCGGCTGCCTTAAGTATGGACTGGCGTGTTCCCTGTTCCATACTCTGTGCCCTTTCAGCTTGCCCTTACTGTACCACGAGCATGTGTGAGGTTACACAAGTTGTGAACCAGAAAATACAGTCTTTGAAATGTTGGTGTGCGTATTGTTATTCCGAAAAAGGAGAGGCACTAACATTCTTATTCTTAGCATTCCACCATTCTGaaccctcccacccccagctTCTCCCCGGATACGGTCTATCTGCCGAGGTCAATCATCACTATCTTCGCTCGTCCTAGGCAAGACAGTTTTCGTCATGTATATCGCGCGATGTCAATTAGCTTAGGAATGCAGGCCAGGCAATGTTGTCTTCCATAGCTCAGTGAATGTCTGGGGTACTAAAGAGACTCAGAAGGTGGTATTCAGTTGCTTTTGTAGGCAATTTATGTTATGGCTTCATTCGGTCCGGTGGGTCTAGATGTTAGCATAAACAAGCGCTTCCAATCATTACCAAATTGCAAACGCTGACACGTGCTATGTTGTATGTTGTTATTAGTCAGGAAGATACTGTCGCTAGTTTATCAGGTAATAGTTTCTGTCGGCAACAACGCGTGTTGAGTGAAATCGACTGGGAAGGTCTGTATAGGAAAGGGTTGGGATGGTGCTGATATACATGAATTTCCTTGCAGGCAGATAATCACCCCATCAACCCAGGGAGAATGTAATGGTGTGTACTGACTTCCGAATAGAAAACCCTAATCTCCTTTTAAACCATAGTGGGGTCGCTCCTTCCTACTCATCTCTCAATTCTGTAATTATGCGGGGCGAACGCCGGATCTGGACACATAATGGCACACTTCAAACCCTTGAAGGGTACATGAAGCATACGTTGCGATAATACGCGGATTCCGTCTTCCGGAGTCTTCGCAACCTTGTTTTGGAGCCTCGGAGCGCAAAGGTAACATAATGGCAGGGTTCCCGCTCGTGGGGTCCCGTTATGCATTTATTGGACGATAACCTG harbors:
- a CDS encoding uncharacterized protein (COG:S;~EggNog:ENOG410PRBU;~InterPro:IPR036236,IPR013087;~PFAM:PF00096,PF12874) — its product is MAQLKPYPCPACNKSFKTRSGARAHVVDVHYLQCPQCPKRFESTISRMEHQKSKGHFQCFRCQHVSQGAAGCPTQCLPNILVQSVALSGAQPSYCSDCDKTFVDATALRQHLQDKVHVKLKEKALRDCKKCNKSFVSTTALRQHEQSTSHKPLAELRCVAESCRLTFNTPSALIHHLESGRCPSGWSRQTVNAILHGYDKDRIITKPVMLLDMSFMSATLSPSNSSFSDIVCTPAEWSEIDSDGEMERSPIAPSPPGVDHGPLQQRTLSCPICSSSGRKRIFADQVALEMHISSAAHAGKAFKCPVAFTTHATSPNARTKSFTTLSGLTQHLESGRCQGGKSTLWKTMDYLQNEVFRFEWPGRLLRG